In one window of Gossypium hirsutum isolate 1008001.06 chromosome A01, Gossypium_hirsutum_v2.1, whole genome shotgun sequence DNA:
- the LOC121213758 gene encoding uncharacterized protein, which produces MGAYLVCGSMEHKIRDYPHCQYQVQAPAQNQGPAGGQNERGNQGAQRGCNQNQNGNGNRGQRAPTQGICIVREFPDVFPHELPGLPSKREVKFGIELLMGMTPVSITPYCMAPKELKELKVEFQELLDKGFIRPSVSPWDAPVLFVKKKDGTLRLWVDYRKANVVANALNRKAMFDLMAMFARLSLFNDGGIMVEFFKGRYCVPNDKNLKQSILQEPHNSFYAMHPSSTKMYHDLREVHWWSGLKDEVIEYSVGKGHSDIERYVEELSNRLAMQLGGAFTDVGKRKLIGPKVVIETEGKIQLIQEILKATSDRQKSYANLKCKDIEFNMRDFVFLKVSPWKKFLKFDRKEKLSPRFLGPYRVLKRVGSVAYQLELPPELNLLHDVFHVSMLRRY; this is translated from the exons ATGGGTGCTTATTTGGTATGTGGTTCGATGGAGCATAAGATTAGGGATTATCCTCATTGTCAGTATCAGGTGCAAGCTCCGGCTCAAAATCAAGGCCCAGCTGGGGGTCAAAATGAGAGAGGTAACCAGGGTGCTCAGAGGGGCTGTAATCAGAATCAAAATGGAAATGGTAATCGGGGTCAGAGAGCACCAACACAAG GTATCTGTATAGTGAGGGAATTTCCTGACGTGTTTCCTCATGAACTGCCAGGGTTACCTTCGAAGAGGGAAGTgaaatttggaattgagttgttAATGGGAATGACACCTGTGTCCATCACTCCCTACTgcatggcaccgaaagagcttaagGAGTTAAAGGTGGAGTTCCAAGAACTGTTGGATAAGGGTTTTATTAGACCTAGTGTTTCACCATGGgatgcaccagttttatttgtaaagaagaaagatggaaccTTACGGTTGTGGGTTGATTATcg AAAGGCCAATGTTGTGGCTAATGCTTTGAACAGAAAGGCAATGTTTGATTTAATGGCAATGTTCGCTCGCTTGAGTCTTTTTAATGATGGGGGTATCATGGTTGAATT CTTTAAGGGGAGATATTGTGTGCCTAATGATAAGAATTTGAAACAGTCCATACTTCAGGAACCACATAACAGcttttatgctatgcatcctagtaGTACTAAGATGTATCACGATTTGAGGGAAGTGCATTGGTGGTCAGGTCTTAAAGATGAAGTGATCGAATAT tcagtcggaaagggtcatTCAGATATTGAAAGATATGTTGAGGAGTTGTCTAATCGACTTGCAATGCAGTTGGGAGGAGCATTTACCGAtg TGGGCAAAAGGAAGTTGATTGGTCCAAAAGTGGTTATAGAAACTGAGggtaaaattcaattaattcaagaaatattGAAGGCaacttctgatagacagaagtcatatgccaATTTGAAATGCAAGGACATTGAGTTCAATATGAGGGATTTCGTTTTCCTTAAAGTCTCTCCATGgaagaaatttttgaaatttgatcgAAAGGAAAAGTTAAGCCCAAGATTCCTTGGTCCCTATCGAGTGCTTAAAAGGGTTGGTTCTGTGGCTTATCAACTGGAGTTGCCACCTGAGTTAAATCTtcttcacgatgtgtttcatgtctcaATGTTGAGACGGTATTGA